One Streptomyces sp. P9-A2 DNA window includes the following coding sequences:
- a CDS encoding phosphatase PAP2 family protein, with the protein MVEELTRPTRGGCTAGRPTRAVLPPSSRVWLGPVAVLAALVVVVLGVVYAGGSEPGGADAWIAVDGVGPPWRHVALTTDFLGEPVGAAVLVGAAVTGCLLVRWPRAAVLVVVGTGLAVGTTKLLKPLVGRTIHGDANLSYPSGHTAFLTAFALVVALLVTGRLGLGRTAGTSLVLAAALAAGGAMGWAQVVLGAHYPTDVLGGWCTALAVVPTTAWLVDAGRRKHF; encoded by the coding sequence ATGGTGGAAGAACTGACCCGGCCCACCCGCGGTGGGTGTACGGCCGGTCGGCCGACGCGCGCGGTGCTGCCCCCGTCGTCGCGTGTGTGGCTCGGGCCGGTCGCGGTTCTCGCCGCGCTGGTGGTCGTCGTGCTCGGGGTGGTGTACGCCGGCGGCAGCGAGCCCGGTGGGGCGGACGCGTGGATCGCGGTGGACGGGGTGGGGCCGCCGTGGCGGCACGTCGCTCTGACCACGGACTTCCTGGGGGAGCCCGTGGGAGCGGCGGTGCTGGTCGGGGCCGCCGTGACGGGCTGTCTGCTGGTTCGGTGGCCTCGCGCGGCGGTGCTCGTCGTGGTCGGGACCGGTCTGGCCGTGGGGACCACGAAGCTGCTCAAGCCGCTGGTGGGGCGCACCATCCACGGTGACGCCAACCTGTCCTACCCGAGCGGGCACACCGCCTTCCTCACCGCGTTCGCCCTCGTGGTGGCGCTGCTCGTGACCGGCCGGCTCGGCCTGGGCAGGACGGCCGGCACGTCACTCGTGCTCGCCGCGGCGCTGGCCGCCGGCGGCGCCATGGGCTGGGCGCAGGTCGTCCTGGGCGCGCACTATCCGACCGACGTCCTCGGCGGCTGGTGCACCGCGCTGGCGGTGGTACCGACGACCGCGTGGCTGGTCGACGCGGGGCGGCGGAAACACTTCTGA